One Drosophila kikkawai strain 14028-0561.14 chromosome 3L, DkikHiC1v2, whole genome shotgun sequence genomic window carries:
- the mad2 gene encoding mitotic spindle assembly checkpoint protein MAD2A, which produces MSTAQATKNCITLKGSAQIIVEYLKYGINSILFQRGIYPAENFDSTQQYGLTILMSKDPKITTFLQNVLSQTEEWLAKNMINKISMVITNAHSKEVLECWDFKMQAELGDGDTSDPAKLTSTKELSRIQNEIRDVMRQISATVSYLPLLDCICTFDVMIHTLKNTELPAKWDETGAIVIQNAQAVQLRSFSTGLQKVDTVVNYKMSS; this is translated from the exons atgtcgACTGCCCAGGCAACCAAGAACTGCATCACCCTCAAGGGCTCAGCCCAGATAATCGTGGAATATCTAA AGTACGGTATCAACTCCATCCTGTTCCAAAGAGGCATCTATCCGGCGGAAAACTTTGACAGCACCCAGCAGTACGGACTTACCATCCTGATGTCCAAGGATCCCAAGATCACGACTTTCCTGCAGAATGTGCTCAGCCAAACGGAAG AGTGGCTGGCCAAGAACATGATCAACAAGATCTCCATGGTCATCACGAACGCCCACAGCAAGGAGGTGCTCGAGTGCTGGGACTTCAAGATGCAGGCAGAGCTGGGCGACGGCGACACCAGCGATCCTGCCAAGCTCACATCCACCAAGGAGCTGTCACGCATCCAGAACGAGATCCGAGATGTAATGCGCCAGATCTCGGCCACCGTCAGCTATCTGCCGCTGCTCGACTGCATCTGCACCTTCGATGTGATGATCCACACGCTGAAGAACACGGAGCTGCCCGCCAAGTGGGACGAGACGGGAGCCATTGTCATCCAGAATGCCCAGGCCGTGCAGTTGCGCTCCTTCTCCACGGGCCTGCAAAAAGTGGACACCGTGGTCAACTACAAGATGAGCTCCTAG
- the kri gene encoding uracil phosphoribosyltransferase homolog has translation MCTGSPSSNGSQSEEGSTTEQAPQEQQAETERERPAEQQLRTPTHAVVAAATAEDILAEYGSNLKLLECNSQVAELLTILRDKNTTRSDFKFYADRLIRLVIEESLNQLPYTHCDVETPTGAIYEGLKYRSGNCGVSIIRSGEAMEQGLRDCCRSIRIGKILVESDANTHEARVVYARFPDDIGSRQVLLMYPIMSTGNTVLQAVNVLREHGVPESCIILSNLFCTPMAARTVVNAFPKLKILTSELHPVAPNHFGQKYFDGI, from the exons ATGTGCACCGGCTCGCCCAGCAGCAATGGCTCCCAGTCCGAGGAGGGCAGCACCACAGAGCAGGCACCCCAGGAGCAACAAGCGGAGACTGAACGCGAGCGCCCAGCGGAGCAACAGCTGAGAACACCCACGCACGCAGTCGTGGCCGCTGCCACGGCGGAGGATATCCTGGCCGAGTATGGTAGCAATTTAAAGCTGCTCGAGTGCAACTCGCAGGTGGCCGAGCTGCTGACCATTCTCCGCGATAA GAACACCACACGCAGCGACTTCAAGTTCTACGCCGACCGACTGATCCGCCTGGTGATCGAGGAGTCGCTTAACCAGCTGCCCTACACTCACTGCGACGTGGAGACGCCCACGGGTGCCATCTACGAGGGCCTGAAATACCGCTCCGGCAACTGTGGCGTGTCCATCATCCGCTCTGGCGAGGCCATGGAGCAGGGTCTTCGGGACTGTTGCAGATCGATTCGTATCGGCAAGATCCTGGTCGAGTCGGATGCCAACACCCACGAGGCGCGCGTGGTGTATGCCCGCTTCCCAGACGACATTGGCAGTCGGCAAGTGCTGTTAATGTACCCGATCATGTCCACGGGCAACACGGTGCTGCAGGCGGTCAATGTCCTGCGCGAGCACGGTGTGCCCGAGAGCTGCATCATCCTTTCGAATCTGTTCTGTACGCCAATGGCCGCCCGCACTGTGGTGAATGCGTTCCCCAAGCTGAAGATCCTCACCTCCGAGCTGCACCCGGTGGCGCCCAATCACTTTGGACAGAAATACTTCG ATGGCATTTGA